AATGGTTTCTAATTGCAAGATAAATTCAAGTTTGCCGAAATATTTTTATAACTTTCCCTATTTTACAGGCTTTTTAGCCTATTCATTAGTGAAATGATATGTATTTTCCCTTATTTTTGCCCTTATGAGATAATCGTAAGGGAAATAAGGGAAAGTTTTATTTAGTCGTTGCCTGCCACTTTATCAAGTAACTTTGCGGATTCCCGTTTGGCTTTTCTCGTGGAGTGGGCGTAGACATTCATTGTGGTACTGACATCTGAGTGCCCTAACAGTTCCTGCACATCCTTTGGTGCTGCTCCGTTTGCCAGAAGGTTGCTTGTGTAGGTGTGTCGCAACTGGTGAAAATGAAATCCTTCAAATCCATCCAGTTTCTGAGCAATCTTCCTGCAAACAATTCCTAACGTACTTGGCAGTTCCAGACTTCCATCCGGTCTTAAGCAGACAAAGGATATTTCCTTATAATCTTCTGGAACATTCTCTGTTCCGTCCAGATGATAGAACTCATAGTAAACTCTGTTTTTGTCTTTTACTTCTCTGTAGTAGTTTTTGTGGTAAAGTTCTCCGTACTGCATTCGGTTTTTAAGTTGTTCCTTTCGGGCATTGCGAAGAATCTCTGCCAGTGTATCTCCAAAATCAACAATCCTTACCTTTTTTCGTTTGGTTGGTCCGATGATATTCTTGTGCCTTGAACCATCATATCGGATACTGCGTCTGATTGTAAGGCACTGTTCTTCAAGATTTACATCCTGCCATGCCAGACCACAGGCTTCACCGATACGAAGTCCTGCATAATAAGCTATCTGGATTGGAAGAATTGCCGGTGGATTGTAATCCTGTAGAAATTCAATCAGTCTTTCATAATCCTCTCGTGGAATTGGCTGTATATCGCCATCCATGTCATCATCGGAAAACAAGTCAACCTCATCCGTCTGGTATTTCAGCTTAATATACTGCATAGGATTGAAGGTGATATATTGCTTTGGTGATACTGCAAATCGAAATGACTGCTGTAATACTGCCGAGAAAGAACGAATGTAATCTTTGCTGTAGCCTTTTCTTTCTGAACCATCGGGATAAGTGCCACCAAAGGAAAGCAGATCGAAGAAGGCTTGTAAATGCTCAGATGTTACATTTTTCAGCTTTCTTTCTGAAATTGGATGCTTCTTGATATTGGTAATAGCACCGAGGTAATTCTGGACTGTCCCATTACTGAGCGTACCGGTTTTTAATTCTTCCTCTGCCCATATATCAAGTAGTTCTCCAACTGTAATATTTTCCGACTTTGCAATGAATTTCTTGCTTTCGTAATCGTCCATTGCCTGACGGAGCAGTTTTTCCGTTTCATTTTTACTTTCTGTTCCAGCGTATTCTTTTTGAACAAGATTGCCGCTTGCATCTTCTACATAGAAGCGGTAGTACCATTTCTTTCCTTTTTTTCTTACAGATCCTTTTGCCATAATCGTGTGTCTCCTTTCGATATCAGACAATCGGAACTGATGAAATGCTTCTTGCGTGTAAGTATATCATAACTCCGGTTGTCGTTCTATACCGAATCGGAATCCTCATACAAAACTTCTGATAAAAGATTTTCAAGCCTTTGTTCTGCCATTTCCGGTTTCTTGGAATAGAGCCTTACAATATCTGCCATGTCATTAAAGGCATTAACAGTATGGGTGATCTCCCGGAGAAACATAATCTCGTTATATTCATCATTCGATTCAAACCCCATTACCTTTGCAATATCCGCTTCATTCGTGTTACCCTTGTAATTCTTGCAGGCAAACTGGAATGATTCCAGAAACAGGTTATATTGCTTTAACATCAACAGCAGTAAATCTTTGGAAAAAGCATCTTCCTTTTTACTAAGGTCGAGAGGTAGCTGTTTGAGAATATCGCCCATTGCATCACGAATCTGTAATTCTTTCTTATCCGTAATATCGGTTTCGTATTCATCGGTTTCACCTCTGAGCCATTCAATAGATACATGAAGTGCTTCCGAAAGACCTTCCAGCACCATCTTTTTGGTATTGTCAATCGAACCATTCTCATAACGCAGGATTGTGGAAGCGGTAACTCCCATCTTCTCTGCAACATAAGGCTGTGTCAGATTTAATTCCAGACGACGCTGTTTTGCTCTGCTGCCTATCAGCTTGCGTAGTTCTTTATCTTTCATGCTGATTGCCTCCTTTTTCGGTATGTATGAATTATAGCATGTACCTTATATGATTGCAATATGCAATTTAATGATTATTTTTAAAATTTCATAACGCTTGACAACGCAATATAAAACCGCTATACTAACAGCACAACAGAAATTGCATAATGCAATTTGCAAGGAGGTGACGAGATGACGGAAAGAAAGATTGCATTATCCATCGAGGAAGCAGCCGACTATACAGGGATTGGCAGAAACACTTTGAGAAAACTGGTTGAATGGAAGAAACTTCCGGTATTAAAGGTTGGAAGAAAAGTCCTTATTAAAACTGAC
The sequence above is drawn from the Dorea formicigenerans genome and encodes:
- a CDS encoding helix-turn-helix domain-containing protein is translated as MKDKELRKLIGSRAKQRRLELNLTQPYVAEKMGVTASTILRYENGSIDNTKKMVLEGLSEALHVSIEWLRGETDEYETDITDKKELQIRDAMGDILKQLPLDLSKKEDAFSKDLLLLMLKQYNLFLESFQFACKNYKGNTNEADIAKVMGFESNDEYNEIMFLREITHTVNAFNDMADIVRLYSKKPEMAEQRLENLLSEVLYEDSDSV
- a CDS encoding helix-turn-helix domain-containing protein, coding for MTERKIALSIEEAADYTGIGRNTLRKLVEWKKLPVLKVGRKVLIKTDILEKFMEVNEGRDLRDKGNVKAVTRNVAT
- a CDS encoding tyrosine-type recombinase/integrase, whose translation is MAKGSVRKKGKKWYYRFYVEDASGNLVQKEYAGTESKNETEKLLRQAMDDYESKKFIAKSENITVGELLDIWAEEELKTGTLSNGTVQNYLGAITNIKKHPISERKLKNVTSEHLQAFFDLLSFGGTYPDGSERKGYSKDYIRSFSAVLQQSFRFAVSPKQYITFNPMQYIKLKYQTDEVDLFSDDDMDGDIQPIPREDYERLIEFLQDYNPPAILPIQIAYYAGLRIGEACGLAWQDVNLEEQCLTIRRSIRYDGSRHKNIIGPTKRKKVRIVDFGDTLAEILRNARKEQLKNRMQYGELYHKNYYREVKDKNRVYYEFYHLDGTENVPEDYKEISFVCLRPDGSLELPSTLGIVCRKIAQKLDGFEGFHFHQLRHTYTSNLLANGAAPKDVQELLGHSDVSTTMNVYAHSTRKAKRESAKLLDKVAGND